The following coding sequences lie in one Zingiber officinale cultivar Zhangliang chromosome 2B, Zo_v1.1, whole genome shotgun sequence genomic window:
- the LOC122046960 gene encoding 1-aminocyclopropane-1-carboxylate oxidase homolog 1-like — protein sequence MAGAGASIADDFYDRLADLKAFDATKSGVQGLVTRRASEVPRIFQRTSEHQHAPGRIEMDHQAAVPVIDLAGSQREEAVAEIRRACQEWGFFQLVGHGVPPGAMENALVGVRAFHEGDPEVKAALYSRDGGRAAKYSSNFDLYASRVANWRDTLTCRMLPDPPKPEELPQSCREALFEYSKHIGNLGHTLFELLSEALGLNPAHLEEMKCNQGQILFCHYYPPCPEPEVAIGTSAHSDSGFLTVLLQDHIGGLQVFHNDKWVEVPPIPGALVINIADLLQLISNDRFKSVEHRVVAKREGPRISIACFFSTHFHPCSTRLYGPIKELISEENPPLYKETMVIDYVAYYYSRGLDGKSTISHFRLS from the exons ATGGCAGGCGCCGGAGCCTCGATTGCCGACGACTTCTACGATCGGCTCGCCGATCTGAAGGCTTTCGATGCCACCAAATCCGGCGTACAAGGCCTGGTCACGCGCCGCGCCTCCGAGGTCCCACGCATCTTCCAGCGGACCAGCGAGCATCAGCATGCGCCCGGTCGCATCGAGATGGACCACCAGGCCGCGGTGCCCGTCATCGACCTTGCCGGGAGTCAGCGGGAGGAGGCGGTGGCGGAGATCCGGCGGGCGTGCCAGGAGTGGGGATTCTTCCAGCTGGTGGGGCACGGGGTGCCGCCGGGCGCCATGGAAAACGCGCTGGTGGGCGTGCGCGCTTTCCACGAGGGCGACCCGGAGGTGAAGGCGGCGTTGTACTCACGCGACGGCGGCCGGGCGGCCAAGTACTCCAGCAACTTCGACCTCTATGCGTCGCGGGTGGCGAATTGGAGGGACACGCTCACCTGCCGCATGCTTCCCGACCCGCCCAAGCCAGAGGAGCTCCCGCAATCTTGCAG AGAAGCACTGTTTGAATATTCAAAGCATATTGGTAACTTGGGACACACTTTATTTGAGTTGCTTTCTGAGGCTCTTGGACTCAACCCTGCACATTTGGAGGAAATGAAATGCAACCAGGGGCAAATCCTATTCTGTCACTACTATCCACCTTGCCCTGAACCAGAAGTTGCTATCGGAACAAGTGCCCACTCGGATTCTGGTTTCCTCACTGTGCTTCTCCAGGACCATATTGGCGGACTGCAAGTTTTTCATAATGATAAATGGGTCGAGGTTCCACCCATTCCCGGAGCTCTGGTCATAAACATTGCTGATCTCCTTCAG CTGATCTCCAATGATAGGTTCAAGAGCGTGGAACACAGAGTGGTGGCAAAAAGAGAAGGTCCAAGAATTTCCATAGCATGCTTTTTTAGCACTCATTTCCATCCATGTTCTACAAGGCTCTATGGTCCTATCAAGGAGCTAATATCCGAGGAAAACCCTCCTCTGTACAAGGAAACTATGGTGATAGATTATGTGGCATATTACTACTCCAGAGGACTGGATGGCAAATCCACCATATCACATTTCAGGCTGAGTTAG